In one window of Dokdonia sp. PRO95 DNA:
- a CDS encoding fibronectin type III domain-containing protein, translated as MKQYLLQLFFLLFAIQVVIAQQFPVQVIPQTIPPRPVVLSDYANASSVNDKVRVQLILNDLTELNREVRLKLFIEGQGINAQSNDVVVGATPIFLEGGVATTLGTAQLAPYFDLQNLQGISPGVYGNSLPEGSYSFCFEVYDLFTGNVVSAKTCTNFVLFDNDPPLLNLPLNAVGIQEMNPLNIVFQWTPRHINVSNVQYELIVSEIWDLNIDPQAAFLSSPPIFQTTTTQTTFIYDGLQPSLIPGKRYGWRVRAFAAAGAEEIGVFTNNGFSEIFYFDYQTQCDEPLFPDVEELTNRSAELTWQGNFDHLDYTVKYREKDAESEWYDLTTPQDYIEIDNLEPETTYEYKIQGNCMFGSYGETFIQEFTTLSDEASSYQGCAIEPEPILLENQERLTELFLYDNFTAGKFKVRVLEVENSTSPFKGKGYVTIPWLGFITIAAEFENIELNTDKELISGAVVTTYDPDWGNVLNTDGVFDDVFGNNGDVIQFDASDMVISDVQVSADGAITLIDNEGNSVPIVVGTPVVITDSTGNQWLVTNDGEVVELGPAAEGGVVTSENTNGVSSSGSVTAISSQDVVVTFTESGFYAFDPLPAGASSSLASEYNTISQASGGTYDVPYKAISDITGHTTDFLEGNVTFANGKTKSDLIFKTTEGTAIDTTWSGNTVSLSLTKQFEFGKTAILATVKPADSTGNYDVAGTADLWHMSPKTVNVTVVPINGSSTGTASQIQTELNTIYEKAGISFNVDLKDDFEVPANVWDIGPTTGSLDVGDSGVFSNYSPEENAIKNYYKDARDIEDDQYYMFVFNNVPIVNEDPSKNTQGFMPLKRQYGFVFNNSTTTMAHELGHGVFGLEHYTASGTDDFLMHEENITGTVLPHMDWQTIHAAGLQLYLFQGDSDGENYVSSGLFSKLNFGKNEDNTYTFLTPAAQYIVLPDSVKNVTKYYGYYGTSFLSSEEQFKEFMTVVPGTLKSFQVGNKTFQANIISSGEDFVLAGYFSGDERYIESNYGIEINEQNNNSTLIFAIEKNENNIGYKAIQLEVGENFTSSTTNSVLQNPTDFPYSSSWVIDRKDLNVSATGSQYSYSEAEIAYFFDQNYNENNTHNTLLIRNKLLEFKTAYPSFVSEYAGLQYNESQFENWSMCATFKSFEELGIPRTFEVDITNEFCQCVQYDNTNNSPTYPDYRHECSQNTNSPYSTSEPTRREWLELFYRYLKDRSFEITETISNDILDYNQVNPDLVSSEETLDIIRTINLASQNDIASMSSLAILRILSKIANEPYVSENNDLNRDMEAAAIKLIQYSSELIAKDIILGMESPNIYNSSVYLYEQLFRSIDDDYLFGLTNNNREKFISECTKLIYKDSQFFDTRLTSSIEDMENRLFIFEYSNFVKSLGIFIVQTAEATSVFDEISGVSINNEILHYDIDKEFLDTGKISLSQTLDSGWFTQQTSFTNDDLLPFDLVTFVNRSNLSLVKSYTENLKDSSLPVPAIAIAYASQAASNETTSQAIYTTLDVIGLIGSGGTLAGVSGLSKLQKIYLIADIGSSGLSITSTALSDNEANAEVRSILNTISGITGVVSLGDNISGFKNLVAQSKNKINSGADVVQLVDDIESLPTKIANMDDVDITKLVTNYPDVTENYIKLTLKNISDKLIAGENNIDLMKNQLVRVLQSRKAVNNGFIQLITTTYPNILNKYNNLLSTDVEQAAKFLNDFSNADTSVLVQLNKTGNESILFEAWLNFTNKYPNRIFSCN; from the coding sequence ATGAAGCAATATCTCCTACAGTTATTCTTTTTGCTTTTTGCTATACAGGTAGTGATAGCACAGCAATTTCCTGTACAAGTAATTCCACAGACCATACCACCTAGGCCTGTAGTATTATCTGACTATGCAAATGCATCATCTGTTAATGATAAGGTGCGTGTGCAACTTATTCTCAATGACCTTACAGAGCTTAACCGCGAGGTACGCCTCAAGCTTTTTATAGAAGGACAAGGTATTAATGCACAGAGTAATGATGTGGTTGTAGGAGCCACTCCAATATTTCTAGAAGGTGGTGTCGCAACTACCTTAGGCACGGCACAACTAGCTCCTTATTTTGACCTTCAGAATTTACAAGGTATCTCTCCAGGAGTATATGGTAATTCCTTACCAGAAGGATCTTATAGCTTCTGTTTTGAAGTTTATGACTTATTTACTGGTAATGTAGTCTCGGCAAAGACTTGTACTAATTTTGTGCTTTTTGATAATGATCCTCCCCTACTTAACCTTCCATTAAACGCAGTGGGAATACAAGAGATGAACCCTCTTAATATTGTTTTCCAGTGGACACCTAGACACATCAATGTTTCAAACGTACAGTACGAACTTATAGTTTCTGAAATATGGGATCTTAACATAGACCCTCAAGCGGCATTTTTATCTTCTCCTCCCATTTTTCAAACCACTACTACACAAACTACCTTCATTTATGATGGATTACAACCCTCATTAATACCTGGCAAACGTTATGGATGGCGCGTGCGTGCCTTTGCAGCCGCAGGAGCCGAAGAGATAGGTGTATTTACAAATAATGGCTTTAGTGAGATCTTTTACTTTGACTACCAGACACAGTGTGATGAGCCGCTATTTCCGGATGTAGAGGAGCTTACTAATCGCAGCGCGGAGCTTACCTGGCAAGGTAACTTTGACCATCTTGATTATACGGTAAAGTATCGCGAGAAAGATGCAGAATCAGAATGGTATGACTTAACTACTCCTCAAGATTATATCGAAATTGACAATCTTGAACCTGAGACTACCTATGAATATAAGATACAAGGTAACTGTATGTTTGGCAGTTATGGAGAGACTTTTATTCAAGAGTTTACAACACTTTCTGATGAAGCTTCGAGCTATCAAGGTTGTGCGATTGAGCCTGAGCCTATTCTTCTTGAAAATCAAGAGCGCCTTACGGAGCTTTTCTTATATGATAACTTTACTGCTGGTAAGTTTAAAGTACGCGTACTAGAAGTAGAAAATAGCACCTCTCCTTTTAAAGGAAAAGGATACGTTACCATACCATGGCTAGGATTTATCACTATCGCTGCAGAGTTTGAAAACATTGAACTCAACACCGATAAAGAGCTTATTTCTGGAGCAGTAGTTACTACCTATGATCCGGATTGGGGTAATGTCTTAAATACAGATGGTGTATTTGATGATGTTTTTGGTAACAATGGTGATGTCATTCAATTTGATGCCTCAGATATGGTTATCAGTGATGTACAAGTCTCTGCAGATGGGGCTATTACATTAATTGATAATGAAGGTAATTCTGTCCCTATTGTAGTAGGTACACCGGTGGTAATCACTGATAGCACGGGGAATCAATGGCTCGTAACAAATGATGGAGAAGTAGTAGAACTAGGTCCTGCAGCAGAAGGTGGCGTTGTTACTTCTGAGAATACAAACGGCGTGAGCTCTAGTGGAAGTGTTACAGCGATTTCCTCTCAAGATGTTGTAGTAACATTTACAGAATCTGGCTTTTATGCTTTTGACCCACTACCAGCAGGTGCCTCATCTAGTCTTGCGAGTGAATATAATACAATCTCTCAAGCAAGTGGAGGAACATACGATGTACCCTATAAAGCAATTTCTGATATCACAGGACATACTACAGACTTTCTAGAGGGGAATGTAACTTTTGCCAATGGAAAAACTAAAAGTGATCTCATTTTTAAAACTACAGAAGGTACAGCGATAGACACTACATGGTCTGGAAACACCGTATCGTTATCCCTTACAAAACAATTTGAATTTGGAAAAACTGCAATTCTTGCAACCGTAAAACCAGCAGACTCTACTGGAAATTATGATGTGGCTGGTACTGCAGATTTATGGCATATGAGTCCCAAAACTGTAAATGTAACAGTCGTTCCCATTAATGGATCAAGTACAGGAACAGCTTCTCAAATACAAACAGAACTTAATACGATTTATGAAAAAGCAGGTATTTCATTTAACGTTGATTTAAAAGATGATTTTGAGGTACCTGCAAATGTTTGGGACATAGGGCCAACCACTGGAAGTCTTGACGTAGGTGATAGCGGTGTTTTTTCTAACTACTCTCCAGAAGAGAATGCCATTAAAAATTATTATAAAGATGCTCGAGATATTGAAGATGATCAATACTATATGTTTGTCTTTAACAATGTACCTATCGTTAATGAAGACCCATCAAAAAATACGCAAGGGTTTATGCCGCTTAAGCGTCAATATGGATTTGTCTTTAATAACAGCACAACGACCATGGCTCATGAGCTAGGTCATGGTGTTTTTGGGTTAGAACATTATACGGCAAGTGGCACAGATGATTTCTTGATGCATGAAGAGAATATCACTGGAACAGTATTACCACACATGGACTGGCAAACTATTCATGCTGCTGGATTACAGTTATATCTTTTTCAAGGTGATTCGGATGGGGAGAATTATGTGTCATCTGGATTATTTAGTAAGTTAAACTTCGGTAAAAATGAAGATAACACCTACACATTTTTGACTCCTGCTGCGCAATATATTGTGCTTCCTGATAGTGTTAAAAATGTCACTAAATATTATGGATATTATGGAACTAGTTTCTTGAGTAGTGAAGAACAATTTAAAGAATTCATGACAGTAGTACCTGGCACGCTAAAATCTTTTCAGGTTGGTAATAAAACATTCCAAGCAAATATAATATCATCTGGAGAAGACTTTGTTCTAGCTGGTTACTTTAGCGGAGATGAACGTTACATTGAGTCCAATTATGGGATAGAAATAAATGAACAGAATAATAATTCTACACTAATATTTGCAATTGAGAAGAATGAAAACAATATTGGGTATAAGGCAATACAACTTGAAGTTGGAGAGAATTTTACTAGCTCTACTACAAATAGCGTATTACAAAACCCAACCGACTTTCCATATTCCAGTAGCTGGGTAATTGACAGAAAGGATTTAAACGTATCTGCAACAGGATCCCAGTACTCATATTCTGAAGCTGAAATTGCCTACTTTTTTGATCAAAACTACAATGAAAATAACACACATAATACACTCCTTATAAGAAACAAGCTTTTAGAATTCAAAACAGCATACCCATCCTTTGTGAGTGAATATGCAGGTTTACAGTATAACGAAAGTCAATTTGAAAACTGGTCAATGTGTGCAACATTCAAATCATTTGAGGAATTAGGCATTCCTAGGACATTTGAGGTTGATATTACCAATGAATTTTGTCAATGTGTCCAATATGACAATACAAATAATTCTCCAACCTATCCAGACTACAGGCATGAGTGCTCTCAAAATACTAATTCTCCATACTCAACAAGCGAACCTACAAGGAGAGAGTGGCTGGAATTATTTTATAGATACTTAAAGGATAGATCTTTTGAAATAACGGAAACTATTTCTAATGATATCTTAGATTATAATCAAGTTAATCCAGACTTAGTTTCTAGTGAAGAAACTTTAGATATTATAAGAACAATTAATCTAGCTAGTCAAAACGATATTGCTTCAATGAGTTCATTAGCCATATTAAGGATTTTATCCAAAATTGCTAATGAACCTTATGTCAGTGAAAATAATGACCTTAATAGAGATATGGAAGCAGCGGCTATTAAATTAATTCAGTACAGTAGTGAATTAATAGCTAAGGATATTATACTTGGTATGGAATCCCCTAATATATATAATTCGTCCGTTTATCTCTACGAACAACTTTTCAGATCAATTGATGATGATTATCTATTTGGTCTAACAAATAATAATAGAGAAAAGTTTATATCTGAGTGTACAAAGTTAATTTACAAAGATTCACAGTTCTTTGATACACGCCTAACAAGCTCTATAGAGGATATGGAAAACAGGTTATTCATTTTTGAATACTCAAACTTCGTCAAAAGCTTAGGGATATTTATTGTTCAAACTGCGGAAGCTACTTCAGTTTTTGATGAAATTTCAGGGGTTTCAATTAATAATGAAATATTACATTATGATATCGATAAGGAATTCTTAGATACTGGTAAAATTTCCCTATCACAAACATTAGATTCTGGATGGTTTACACAACAGACATCATTTACCAATGATGATCTTCTACCTTTTGACTTGGTCACTTTCGTCAATAGGTCAAATCTTTCTTTGGTTAAAAGTTACACCGAAAATCTAAAAGATTCTAGTCTACCCGTACCTGCTATAGCAATTGCTTATGCTTCACAAGCAGCTTCTAATGAAACTACATCTCAAGCTATTTATACCACGTTAGACGTAATAGGATTGATTGGAAGTGGTGGCACCTTGGCAGGGGTAAGTGGATTATCAAAACTTCAAAAAATATATTTGATAGCAGATATTGGAAGTAGCGGTTTAAGTATTACATCAACTGCCTTGAGTGACAATGAGGCTAATGCGGAGGTTAGAAGCATATTAAATACCATATCAGGTATTACTGGAGTAGTTTCATTAGGAGATAATATATCTGGGTTCAAAAACTTGGTTGCTCAATCTAAAAATAAAATTAATTCTGGAGCTGATGTCGTACAACTTGTCGATGATATTGAATCACTGCCTACTAAAATTGCTAATATGGATGATGTAGATATAACAAAACTTGTTACTAATTATCCTGACGTTACTGAAAATTACATTAAGCTTACTTTAAAAAACATTAGTGATAAACTAATTGCTGGAGAAAATAACATCGATTTGATGAAAAATCAATTAGTAAGAGTTTTACAAAGTCGCAAAGCAGTAAATAATGGTTTTATACAGTTAATTACCACTACATATCCTAACATTCTAAACAAGTACAATAATCTTCTCAGTACAGATGTTGAACAAGCTGCTAAGTTTCTAAATGACTTTTCAAATGCGGATACTTCAGTACTAGTCCAACTTAATAAAACAGGCAATGAATCTATTTTATTTGAAGCTTGGTTAAATTTCACAAATAAATATCCTAATAGAATATTCTCTTGTAATTAA
- a CDS encoding PQQ-binding-like beta-propeller repeat protein, producing the protein MHGKMTSRRLQIWNNIHNYCTEIFDNRIIPTIKFQDIDNVWIYTPQKTFNYCISKDKISKSYEHFVPQVDIDGVLIGHHLEDDDNKISAIDEVTGSTLWKTKYKNSGFISQNLNNEFIFINSDEEMKRDKLISINVKSGTENWIYSLDKTQSLHNNLNHASTLAFVKIICEENDIIWIAINTGSLYGISRKNGALLYSFPQSSTKGKDKDVEPYSSFGQQTIYDKNRKIIVSPNGKFCSLVNLSQSSPFITIKEIDYASYTTVFLNKTAGIFNDNIFFFEGGDSNLYGIYNFINNKIISLKTIEIVKDKFPAIRKMDVSNGIIYILDHFYSLHIYYDSKENHIS; encoded by the coding sequence ATGCATGGAAAAATGACGTCTCGTAGGTTGCAAATCTGGAATAACATCCATAATTATTGTACTGAGATCTTTGATAATAGGATAATACCTACTATTAAATTTCAAGACATTGACAATGTATGGATTTACACACCTCAAAAAACATTCAATTATTGTATTTCTAAAGATAAAATATCCAAATCATATGAGCACTTTGTTCCTCAAGTAGATATAGATGGAGTTTTAATTGGTCATCATTTAGAAGATGATGACAACAAAATTTCTGCTATTGACGAGGTCACTGGATCAACTCTTTGGAAAACTAAGTATAAAAACTCAGGCTTTATATCTCAGAATCTCAATAATGAGTTCATATTTATAAATAGCGATGAGGAAATGAAACGAGATAAGCTCATTTCCATAAACGTTAAATCTGGTACTGAAAACTGGATTTACTCATTGGATAAGACACAAAGCCTTCATAACAATCTTAACCACGCATCAACTCTGGCATTTGTAAAAATAATTTGTGAAGAAAACGATATAATATGGATTGCTATTAACACTGGTTCACTATATGGAATTTCAAGAAAAAATGGAGCGTTACTATATTCTTTTCCACAGAGTTCGACTAAAGGAAAAGACAAAGATGTAGAACCCTATTCTTCTTTTGGACAGCAAACTATATATGATAAAAACAGAAAAATTATTGTAAGTCCTAATGGCAAGTTTTGTTCATTAGTTAACCTGTCCCAATCTAGCCCTTTCATCACAATTAAGGAGATTGACTACGCTTCATATACTACGGTGTTTTTGAATAAAACAGCAGGTATCTTTAACGATAATATTTTCTTTTTTGAGGGAGGAGACAGCAATCTATATGGGATATATAATTTCATTAATAATAAAATCATATCTCTCAAAACTATAGAGATTGTTAAAGACAAATTCCCCGCAATTAGAAAAATGGATGTCTCAAATGGCATTATTTATATCCTTGATCATTTTTATTCATTACACATTTACTATGATTCTAAAGAAAATCATATATCATAA